The Candidatus Saccharibacteria bacterium sequence CGCCGTTACTGATCTTAAAACAGCACTAGGCGACAAGGCAGATATCACCAGTCAGCAGGAACAGGCAGAAAACAGCATAAAACCACTTGAAAGCATCGCGAACCTAGCACTTGCTGGTGTTATTGGCGCGGCCATTGCCGGATCGGTGATTGTGTTACTTTCTATGATCATGATTGTTCGCGAACGCCGCCGCGAGATTGGCGTTATAAAAGCAATTGGCGGCACAAACCGCAAGGTTATTGGCCAGTTCGTATCCGAAGCACTCACCCTTACTGTTATCGGTGGAATTATTGGCCTCGGTATTGGCATAGCAGCCAGCGGGCCTATGACACAATCGCTCGTAAGCAGCAGTGACGATTCAACCCAGCAGGGACCGCCACGTGGCGCAGGCGGTGCAGTCTTTAAGTCTGTCGGCTCGCAATTACAAACAAATGTCACTAATGTCACTAGCAGCCTCACGCCTGAAACTTTTGCCGCTAGCGCAGGAATTATCATTCTTATCGCTATCGTCGGAAGCGCGGTGCCTGCATGGTCTATTGCACGTATTCGCCCCGCCGAAGTACTGAGGACAGAATAGGAGCTACTATGTTAACAGTTACAAATCTTACAAAATCATTCGAAGCAGCACAGGGCACAGTGCACGCTATAGAGGATATAAACTTTGCGCTCGAAACCGGCCAGTTCGTTTCAATTATCGGCAAAAGCGGAAGCGGCAAATCAACACTTCTTAGTCTGCTTGGCGCGCTCGACGCCCCAACAAGTGGCAAAATAGAAGTAGACGACGTCGATATTACAAAGCTTTCCGGCGCGAAACAAACCAGTTATCGAGCTAAAAAAATCGGGTTCGTGTTTCAGCACTACAACCTCATACCAAATCTTAGTGCGCTTGAAAACGTTATGTTAGCACTCGAATTTGGCGGGGTATCGGCCAAGAATCGACGCAGCCGCGCCGAGGATCTTCTTGAAAGCGTCGGCCTCGAGGCATCCGAACAGCTCCGAAAACCAGCACGTCTTAGCGGCGGCCAGCAACAGCGTGTATCGATCGCTAGGGCACTCGCTAACGAACCGGCAATCATACTCGCCGACGAGCCAACCGGTAACCTAGATAGCGAGACAGGGAGAAAGATCTTTGATCTTCTTCACAGCCTTTCTCGAACAAAAAATACGACTATCATCGCCGTTACTCACGACCTTGATATAGCAGGTAGAACCGACAGAACCTTCACGCTAAAAGATGGCAAGCTTGTCGCCAATAAATAGCGTCGTGCTTTTAGCAACATTGCCTATTTTTAAGAAATAGCTCAGCATAATATTTCATACTATCACTGCAGTGGAACAATATACTGCACAACACGAAAAAGGAGGAATAGTATGAACTCTGGAAAAACAATTTTTCTTAGCAAAAAAGGCATGAAGGAACTAAAGAAAGAAGTTGCCCGGCTCGAGCGTGACGCGCACGACACAAGAGCTAAGCTGCGCGAACTGGACAAGACGGATAGCCACGATGAACGCCTCGCACGAGCCGAACACCTAGCCACGCTAGAGATCGTCGAAAGCGAGCTAGCCGACAAAAAGGCAACCCTCGCGGCCGCCAAGCTATTCCCGCGCAAGCGTGACGCCCTCAAGGTTGCAATAGGGTCGGTTGTTGATCTTCTCGATACAAGCGGCCGCATCGTCCGCTACACAATCGTCGAGAGTATCGAGGCCAACCCTAGCGATGGCCGAATATCAGCTGTCAGCCCCCTCGGGCAAAGTCTTCTAGGCAAACAAATACAAGATATCGTTGAATGGTCGGCCGGGGTACGAACCAACAAACTCCAGCTCGTAAGTATCACCTGACGATTCGACACATGGGAAAAAGGGACGGAAAGCTCCGTCCTTTTTTCTTTCTCTATCCATACACATAAACAGCCCCAAGGTTTGTTATAATACTACTAATGCTTTACTACACAAAAACCGTTCGCGAAACATATAGCGAACTAAAAACGTCGGCCAGTGGCCTTGCTATCAGCGAAGCAAAAGAGCGGCTGCGTATTTACGGGCCAAACGCCATAAAAATCACCGGCGAGCCCCTATGGCGAAAGCTTATCGAGCCATTTGCTAACGTTTTTATGCTCGTTCTTTTTATTGCAGCGCTTATCAGTGTTTGGCACAAAGACTATCTCGATGCGGGTATTATCGGCACAATCATGGCGGCAAGCGCAACTATTTATTATATTCAGCGCTTTTCAACGGAGCGGATTTTGCGATCACTGCGAAAGCACGAAGCCCAGGCGGTCGATGTTCTTCGCGACGGCAAAGAAACCGAGATAGACTCCAGCCTCCTCGTACCTGGCGATATTATCACGCTCACCGAAGGTGAAAAGATTCCAGCTGACGCCCGAATCATCGAATCTCGCTCGTTGCGGGTCGATGAATCGCAGCTTACCGGCGAATCGCTACCAATCGACAAGCAGTCCGAGCCACTCGGCGAGGGGAAGGAAGTCTACGAGCAAAGCAATATGCTCTTCCAGGGTTCGTTTGTCGTCGCGGGCACCGCTATAGCGATTGTTACCACCACCGGCAACGACACCGAGTTTGGCCAGCTGGCGGCCCTCACGAAAGATTCGGCGACCGAAAGCCCTGTCCAGAAAAAAATCGACAAACTTCTAACACAAATCATCGCTGTTGTCGGCGCAGTTGCAACTGTCGCTTTTATGCTTGCTCTCGCACGCGGAATGGAACTTACCGAGAGTCTAAAGTTCGTGTTGGCGCTTTCGGTTAGCGCCGTTCCAGAAAGCCTGCCAGTGGCCATATCCGTCGTTCTTGTTCTGGGAATGCGCCGCATGGCTGCAAAAAAAGCGCTTATCCGTACCATGCGCTCTATCGAAACAATCGGTGTTATTACTACCATCGCCACCGACAAAACAGGAACACTGACAAAAAACCAACTTACCGTGCAAGAAACATGGCAGTTTCATAAAGACACGCGCAAATTCATTCGTTCTATCGCGTACGCTGTTAATCATTCATCACACAAAACACACGACCCACTCGACACAGCTCTTGCAAATTTTGCAGAAGAAAAGGGCACTAAAGAGCCCGCATACCAGCCGTTTGCCACGCTTCCATTTGATCAATCTGTCGCTATGAGCGGCAATGTATGGCATAACGGCAGCGATTATCACCTGGCAATTAAAGGTGCGCCCGAGCATGTACTTGCTCGCTGTGATCTTACTGAAAATGAGCGTGAAATCGCAAGTGCCGAACTTCACAAGCTGACAGCAAGCGGCTACCGCGTTGTCGCCGTCGCGCATAGCGATCTTTCAAAGCCAATTGAGGACTTCGACGACCTAAAGGGCAGGCACCCTCTCGAATTCGACGGCTACGTTGCCATTGCCGATATTCTACGTCCCGAGGCGAAAAAATCAATCCAGGCCGCTCTGCGCGCGGGCGTCACCGTTCGTATGATTACTGGCGATCATTTTGAAACGGCGTACCATATTGGCAAGCAGCTTGGCATGGTAACAAGCCGTGACCAAGTGTTTGATAGCCGACGCATGAATGTTATGAGCGACGAACAGCTCGAAAAAATTATCGAGAACACCCGCGTTTTCTCGCGCGTTGTCCCCGAACATAAGTATCGTATTCTTGAACTGCTCAAAAAGAACAATATTACCGCAATGACAGGTGATGGTGTTAACGATGTTCCAGCACTTGCTAACGCACATGTGGGCGTTGCTATGGGCAGCGGGGCAGGAATCGCCAAAGACGCAGGCGACATCATCCTTCTAAACGACAACTTCAAAAGTATTGTCGATGCCATGCACGAGGGAAGAACGATTTTTGCTAACATACGCCGAATGCTGTTTTATCTGCTCTCTACAAACGCTGGCGAGGTAATTACCATGATCGGCTCGCTCGCTATCGGGCTACCGATTCCGCTCGTTCCTGTGCAAATCCTTTGGGTCAACCTTGTTACCGACACGGCTTTGGTTATTCCTCTTGGACTCGAACCAGGCGAAAAAACCAACATGACAAAAAAGCCCGCGCAGCCTAACGCGCCAATCCTTAGCAAGTTTCTTATCTCACGCATGATCCTTGTTGCGCTCACCATGGCCATGCTCACTATCAGCATGTACGCATTCTTTAGTGCGCAGTTTGGTCACGAATACGGTCGCACGATCGCGTTTAGTGCGCTTGTTACTATGCAGTGGGCAAACGCATTTAACGCCCGCAGCGATGAAGAGTCAATTTTCGTCCGTATCAGAACATTTAACGGCAAATTCGTTGCCGGCCTTTCAATCGCTATCACGCTTCAAATGCTCGTTCTGTTCGGCCCGCTTGGGCAATTCCTTCATGTATCACCGGTTGCAATAAACGATCTTGCAGTTACTGGCGCAATCGCGTTTATTGTGCCGATTCTTTTTGTAGAAATTCACAAGTTTATCGGTCGAAAATATCTTAATCGAACGAATCGTTAAATATTGTAATGAGCTTGGCGCAATTTTGCACCGGCTCGAACGGCCAAAACATATTGCAAAATAGCAGCAATCGCAACAACAAATAAAGCTGGCCATGCATATGTCCAGCTAGGGCTTGTAAAGTCGAAGAAATCACGCGCGAAACCCCATCCAAAGCTTGCAAGCGCAACAACTGTCGCTGCAGCAACATACAAAAGCCGTGCTGTTCGGGCAGGCGCATCGTACATAACGGCCAGCATTTTCGATGCCAAAAACACCAGAAAGACACCAAAGAACGTTGCAACAATCACTGTCGTTGTCGCTACTTCGGCAGGGTTGTTTGGGTACAGTTGAGTCATCGCCCAGTAAATAAAGGTAACTGCAACTCCCGAAACAGCAGCGATTGGTGCAACCGCCAGTAACGTATCACGCCAAAAATGTTGCGGCTGCACACGGTGATGCGGTCGGGGAGGAAATAGTGTCCACATAACCGTCGGCATCGTCACAAGAAAGATATTCATAAATGTTACATGGCGAGGCTGGAACGGATACACCATACCGAGCGCCAGCGTCGCAAGCAACAACACCACGCCAAATATAATTTTATGAAAGAACAGCACGGCAATAATTTCAATCGCCTGCATAATACGATTGCCTAGTTTCATACCAAGTGGCAGCGACGC is a genomic window containing:
- a CDS encoding GreA/GreB family elongation factor, encoding MNSGKTIFLSKKGMKELKKEVARLERDAHDTRAKLRELDKTDSHDERLARAEHLATLEIVESELADKKATLAAAKLFPRKRDALKVAIGSVVDLLDTSGRIVRYTIVESIEANPSDGRISAVSPLGQSLLGKQIQDIVEWSAGVRTNKLQLVSIT
- a CDS encoding ABC transporter ATP-binding protein; the protein is MLTVTNLTKSFEAAQGTVHAIEDINFALETGQFVSIIGKSGSGKSTLLSLLGALDAPTSGKIEVDDVDITKLSGAKQTSYRAKKIGFVFQHYNLIPNLSALENVMLALEFGGVSAKNRRSRAEDLLESVGLEASEQLRKPARLSGGQQQRVSIARALANEPAIILADEPTGNLDSETGRKIFDLLHSLSRTKNTTIIAVTHDLDIAGRTDRTFTLKDGKLVANK
- a CDS encoding cation-transporting P-type ATPase; translated protein: MLYYTKTVRETYSELKTSASGLAISEAKERLRIYGPNAIKITGEPLWRKLIEPFANVFMLVLFIAALISVWHKDYLDAGIIGTIMAASATIYYIQRFSTERILRSLRKHEAQAVDVLRDGKETEIDSSLLVPGDIITLTEGEKIPADARIIESRSLRVDESQLTGESLPIDKQSEPLGEGKEVYEQSNMLFQGSFVVAGTAIAIVTTTGNDTEFGQLAALTKDSATESPVQKKIDKLLTQIIAVVGAVATVAFMLALARGMELTESLKFVLALSVSAVPESLPVAISVVLVLGMRRMAAKKALIRTMRSIETIGVITTIATDKTGTLTKNQLTVQETWQFHKDTRKFIRSIAYAVNHSSHKTHDPLDTALANFAEEKGTKEPAYQPFATLPFDQSVAMSGNVWHNGSDYHLAIKGAPEHVLARCDLTENEREIASAELHKLTASGYRVVAVAHSDLSKPIEDFDDLKGRHPLEFDGYVAIADILRPEAKKSIQAALRAGVTVRMITGDHFETAYHIGKQLGMVTSRDQVFDSRRMNVMSDEQLEKIIENTRVFSRVVPEHKYRILELLKKNNITAMTGDGVNDVPALANAHVGVAMGSGAGIAKDAGDIILLNDNFKSIVDAMHEGRTIFANIRRMLFYLLSTNAGEVITMIGSLAIGLPIPLVPVQILWVNLVTDTALVIPLGLEPGEKTNMTKKPAQPNAPILSKFLISRMILVALTMAMLTISMYAFFSAQFGHEYGRTIAFSALVTMQWANAFNARSDEESIFVRIRTFNGKFVAGLSIAITLQMLVLFGPLGQFLHVSPVAINDLAVTGAIAFIVPILFVEIHKFIGRKYLNRTNR